The genomic DNA CATTCACAAGCGCTACTGCATTCGTAACGGTATCAATACCGGCAATGCTGGTTCCAAGAAGGCAGATGGCGCCAGCGGCAACATTACCAGTTGAGCCAGAAACCTGACATTCAACGGGTACAGTAATAGATCCCGTTCCCGCTGGCCGCACATAAGCACCAGTTGCGGCAGACCATGCCGGATTGCTCGTATCTTCCGTCACGGTATAATTCACGCCAGCAACAGTGCGAACAAGAACGCCAACCGCCACAGATGCCGACTGCTGATCTGGCTGGAATGAGGTGAGTGTCACCTCACCCGTAGCAGCAGTACCCGGCATGCGGGACATACCAAAATCAGCCACCCAGCTATCCGCGTCAGTGCCATTGGATGTGGCCAACCTTGAACGCGAAAGGATAAGCAGCGCAATATATTGCAGCCATAGACCTGTGCCCGACACAGATTCCATAATTGCCCGCAGCGGCGTACCCACAGCCATATCCAGCAATGAGGCGCACGCACCCTGCGTTGCCGCCACTGACTGAGCAACAAGCGCGGCATACGTTCTTAAAGGAAGCGACATGAATGTTCCGTCAGGTCAGCGTCAGGGCCTGCACGCTGTTTGTTTGAGCATCAGTATAAGAAATTAGGCAGGAGAAGCCGCTATTTCCGTTATCGGTTAGCGTCACAGCCACGGGCTGCGTTTGATCAATTCCGGCCTCTAAAGCGCATTGGGAGCGGATAAGCGCGTAAAGCTCTGCTTCCGTGATGATCTGGCCGATCTTCTGGGGCAATCCGGCACCATAGTCAGGCTGCCAGATATACCCAGTTTGTGGTGTCATAAGCCGCCTGAGCAAGCGTTGCCGTACACCATCATGATTGCTGGCAATCCGAAGCGCTCCAGACGCATCAACCTGCAGATCACCACCCCATTCGTAGGAAAGGCAGCTCATCCAACGGGCGCTCCCGTATCCTCACCCTTATTGCCGTTGCTGTGAACATGACCGATGAAGCTGATGCTTCCCGCCTTCACATCCTTGTCGGTGGTGATATTCCCGCCAGTGACCTCAAAGCCAGAAGCCGAAAGCGTGGCTGTAACGCCTCCCGCTTTCCACTGGTGCTGGCCATCCTTTATGGTGGCTGTTGTATCGCCTCCCACACCCGAATAAAGCGTATCCCGCGTAACGTGCATCCATGGGGCAGCTTGTGCAACCTCACCTCTTTCGCGGCTTTTTTCGTCCACAGGAGGCGCACCACATCCAGCCATCAGCAGATATTCCCCCGGCTGGGCCACCTTTCCTGTTGCTGGCGATACTGGAGGCGGCATCACGGTGCAAAACACAGGCGCGGCCACAACAGAATGTTCAGGGTCGCCGCAAACCGGCAGCAAATGCACCTGTGTGCCTACATTCGGCGGGCAGGAAATGCACAGGTCTCCAACCTGCACAGCGGCGAATGGCAACCAGCCCGTTTCAACCCCGCCTGGCATCACCTTGACCTTTACGTCATGTGTAACCGGATCAACCGCTGAGATTAGACCGTTTTCTTGCTGCCCATAGGTGCCGCCAGCGGCGAACGCCATTGGTCTGCTATCAATCATATTCCTGCGTCTCGTCCTGCGTCACATCGCGGTTGCGCAATGTGACATTCTGCCGAAAGCCAGTGCCCTCGCCGTAAGATGTCGTCACCGCATCCACCGCGTGCGTTCCGTCCCATGTGGAATTTGTACCCGCCAGAGACATGAAATGACGCGGCTCTAGGCTGATCATTCCCGGCGCTTCGTAAGAAATTACACGCTCATGCGCGACAATCTCATGGTAAAGCTGCTCAGCGCGCGCCTGCACTTCATCCATACGCAAACCCGGAAACTGGAAACTATGCAGGTTCCCGACTTCTGAAGCCTTGCGCGCAGAGCCACCATCGGGGCCGAAATACCATTCCACCTTAGTGCGCTGACGACTGTCCCAAGACAGCACATGCACCATCACACCTTTGGCAATCTGATAATCGCGTCTGAGCGTAAGGCTTTCACAATCCGCCCGTATTGCTGCGCCCACTCCGCTGTCCACATACGCCATCTTATGAACAACAGCGCCATCAGACGAAGGCGAAAGCATGGGCCGACACACAAGCGTTGTGCCGTCCACATACAGATCAGCCTGTGAACTGTTGGCGATATACCGCGCCAGATCAAAGGCACTGCGGAAGCGGTTGCCACTTACACCAGAATGGCGCTTATGTTCCGTCTGACGGAATTGTCCCTGCATGCCGCCCGTAATCGACACGTTCGCAGCCAGCCCTGCCCGCGCAGCCATATCCTTGAGAATTTCTGGCCCGGTCATGTTCATCCAAGCGGCCAGAACACGCATGTCTAAAATCCGGGCCAGATAATCCCGACATTCAATGTCCAGCGTGGCCAAGGTCGGTTCATAGGAAACCGTTGTTACCAGACCCTGAAATATTGTTGTCCACTGCGCACCACCCAAGGCGGCATCCTGCATTTGCAGTGTGATGTCGATTTCCGGCCCCGGTTTGCCGCTGGCTGCGTCTGCCTGGTCAAACCATCCTGCGCTACTGCAGTTCTAGCTGAAGCCAAAAGCTGTCGGTCCACGGCAAACGTCAGCGTCAAGGTATCTGCACGGGAATACCGCGTTCTCATCAGGGAGAACTGTTTTACCTGCGTTTCCTGCCTGATTTTTCCGTCAATCAGAACCCGGCAGCGTGGCGCACGACACCAATTAGCGGCGCTGGAGCCAACAACGGTAACGGCCTGTGTAATGTCGCTCATGATGTATAATCAGGAATGCCCGCATTCTGGGTCTGATCAGGTGTAGGCAGCGTAAGCGTTACAGGCATGGTGAAAGGTGAAAGATCAGGATCCGTCAGCCCGTTCAGTTGCGCAATCCGCCACCATTGTGTGGCATCACCCAATTCACGGCAGGCCACATGGTATAAAGTTCCATCTGCCGCACTTACTTTAACAGTGTTCGCCATCTATGCTGCTGCCGATACAAGTTGCCAACTCTCGCTGCTGTCTCCAGCAGTCAAAGTGTTGGCATAGCCGCGGTTAACCAAAGCGCCACTATCAACAGCGGCACTTTGCAAACCTGCATTGGCCGTAAGTGCCGAAAGGCTAGAGCCATTCTGGATAGAAATTCCCGAAATATTTGCACCAGCTTGCGAAATGGTGGTCATTAGGTTGACCCCAGAGGCTTTTAAGCCCGTCACGATTGATGCCACATTATCGGGCGCAGAGGCGAGATTGATGCCCGCGCCTGATAACCCCTGCACCATGGTCAACTTATCACTCACAGATGCCAAGGCGCTACCCGCTCCAACCATATTCGCCAACGGGAAAACCTGCCCAATCACAGCCTGACCTTGCGCGGAAATATTGGAAAGAGCCTGAGCTCCATCACTTAATGCACTCGTAACGTCAGAAAGGGCACTGGCCGCATCATCCCCAATCAGCGATGAGAGCGCAGACGTTGATGTGCTGGTAGAAGTAACAGAAGTAGACTGGCGTTCTAACTGAATACGATATGGAATAATCGCGCCCTTAAGCGAATAATCAAAGGCGTATTCAGCAATAATAACCGTTTCATTGATGCCCGGACCCGTGAACGAAACCGGCTGCCCTGCATCGCGCATCTGGGACAGAAGTTGCGCACGCGCCAACGCATTTGGTCCAGTAAACCGCGCATTCCATGAAAACCGCGCTGGATCGTTTCCTAAGCGGTCAACAATCTTGGTGCCGCCGGGCAACCAATGCACTTCCAGCCCCTGCTGGCCACCATTGGTCAGAACATCAGGAATTTCCATGCCATACAAAGGCACGCTGCCCAGAGTAACAGGCGCAGTTGTCCCGTAACGTCCAATAGAGCCAATGACGTTTTCAATACTGAGCAGGCTGACCATGGCGCTAACAAAAAAGGCCGCTCCATGCGGAACGGCCTAATTACAAAACGGGCGATGATAGAGAAAGAATGGCATAAACCTCGCTAGGGTACAAGCCCTATTGCACGACGCCCTGATTTGAGAACACAGGCCATTTCTGCAACGGCTGCGCGGAAGTGCGCGGCACAAAGGGCCTATGCTTCACGTTGATGTCAGGATCTTCCGCCATCTGCTGCAATTCTGGATCAGAGCGCAGATCTAGCAGTAAGGCCTTGGCCGTGAAAACGGAATGCGTAGCAAGGTTCTCAACGCGCCCACATACACTTGCCGCCATATCAAAACTGAACTGTTCGCGGGCATTGGGCGCGCTCATCACCCGGCGCATGCAGCGTGCATCCGTCTCTCCCCAATCACGCCCGTATGGGGTGCCTGGATGAGAGCAGGCTGCGAGGGCTAGTATGGGGATTATGAGAGTTAAACGGCGCATGCAGCAATATACCAAATTTCAGGCATGACGACAGGAAGCAATGGCATTGCTTTAGAATCTCATGTTTTGGGAGATTGTACAAGGGTTGTGGCGACGTGTAGGCAAGCTCATAAATGATAGAAAAATTACCTCTCTCAAATTGTTCACTTGATAAACGCACCTTAAAAGGTACATACAAAAAAGAGGGTGGCATAAGGAGGCTCAAGGATGCATCAGAGCCAAATGAAAGCGCCCAAAAGAATCGACGCGGAAATCTCACAGAAGGGTTGTACATCGAGTTAGATTATGAAAAAGTCTATTTTGTGTAAAAGAAATTTTCGTAAGCTATAAGAAAACCCGATGCAGACAGAGTGTAGCGCAGGCGCGTATGAATTTCCAGCCTCCTGTGGACGGCGTGTTGTAGCCCGTTTTGACGGGGGTCGCATGAGTTCGGATGGGGGCGTCATTCTGGTGAAGCAGGCTGATGACATTCTGGGGCTCAGCCGCCGCTTTGCTGCCTGTTTTCGCGATAAGCGGCATCCCGGCTTTGTGGAATACCGGGTTGAAGACCTTGTCCGTCAGCGGATCATGGGCCTGGCACTGGGCTATGAAGACCTTAATGACCATGACGCTTTACGTCATGATCCTGTCATGGGTCTGGTATCGGGACGTCTGTCAGGAAGCCGGGCCAACTGTGCGGCACTGGCAGGAAAATCCACGCTGAACCGGTTGGAGCGCAGTGGGCACAAGGCAGATCGTTACTGCCGCATCATTGCTGATCATGAGGCCCTGGCTACCCTGTTCGTCACGCTCTTCCTTGACCAGCATGAGCACGCACCCGCCCGGATCGTTCTGGATGTGGATGCCACCGATGACCGTATCCATGGCCATCAGGAAGGCCGCGCCTTTCATGGATATTACGGCCATAACTGCTATCTTCCCCTGTATGTCTTCTGCGGGGACCATCTCCTCAGCGCTACCCTGCGCACGGCAGACAGGGACCCGGGGAAGGAAGCACTGGCAGACATCCGCCGGATCGTGGAGCAGATCAGGAGCCGCTGGCCCCGGGTGCGTATCCTGGTGCGTGGGGACAGCGGTTTCGCCCGGGACAGTCTGATGACATGGTGCGAAGACAACCACGTTGACTTCCTGTTCGGGCTTGCAGGCAACACCCGCCTGTATGACCGGATTGCCTCTTTGTCCGCTGAG from Acetobacter ascendens includes the following:
- a CDS encoding phage baseplate assembly protein V, with the translated sequence MIDSRPMAFAAGGTYGQQENGLISAVDPVTHDVKVKVMPGGVETGWLPFAAVQVGDLCISCPPNVGTQVHLLPVCGDPEHSVVAAPVFCTVMPPPVSPATGKVAQPGEYLLMAGCGAPPVDEKSRERGEVAQAAPWMHVTRDTLYSGVGGDTTATIKDGQHQWKAGGVTATLSASGFEVTGGNITTDKDVKAGSISFIGHVHSNGNKGEDTGAPVG
- a CDS encoding IS1380-like element IS1380A family transposase, with protein sequence MQTECSAGAYEFPASCGRRVVARFDGGRMSSDGGVILVKQADDILGLSRRFAACFRDKRHPGFVEYRVEDLVRQRIMGLALGYEDLNDHDALRHDPVMGLVSGRLSGSRANCAALAGKSTLNRLERSGHKADRYCRIIADHEALATLFVTLFLDQHEHAPARIVLDVDATDDRIHGHQEGRAFHGYYGHNCYLPLYVFCGDHLLSATLRTADRDPGKEALADIRRIVEQIRSRWPRVRILVRGDSGFARDSLMTWCEDNHVDFLFGLAGNTRLYDRIASLSAEVRDEAATTGRAARGFASFDWITKDSWTRRRRVVAKAEWRHGNRYHRFIVTTLPQGMSDPRHLYEQIYCARGDMENRIKECQMDLFSDRTSSHTIRANQLRLWFSAAAYVLLTALQRLALGQTSLETATCGTIRARLLKIATRVTLSVRRIVLSMPDMFPCQHEFALAHARLRRLRQAI